A region of the Pungitius pungitius chromosome 8, fPunPun2.1, whole genome shotgun sequence genome:
ATCTCTTTTGACTAACGCACtttacatattattattcaataaataGATCATTTATTGGTAGATCCAAACCTACTTGACAGCAGGACCCACTTGTGCAGGTTCTTTAAATAATATGGGCCTCCACGTCagtgtttaatatttaatacaacCAGCAGCTGTCGCCGAAGcacattttttggggggctttAATGATTTCATGAGAGTGTGAAGTGAAGAGGTGACAGGAAATGAGAGAGGTGGATATCAAAGTTCCTCCCTTGGACTCGTGGTTTGTGGTTAAAGCCACGGGGGGTCCCTCTGAAAACCTCCGATTTCATGCATTGACTTTTATTATGCAACGCATCTCCAAAGGCGTTTTCCACTATGTGGATATTTGGTcagacagattttttttcataCTCTTTTTGGACTAATCAATGGTGTCTTTCCAAACAAAACTATGCAAAATTGTAATCTGAGCTCTCACTATCAGCCCAGTCTGTATCAGTGACCAGAACAAAGGACAATGCAGCTTTTTCTCACACACCACAGATGTATctgcatgtatttgtgtgtgcaatAAACTTCCTGTTTCTGTCTTCATCACAAAGGTGTAAACAGAAACTTTGCcccgcagtaaaaaaaaaaacatcaaggtaCTCTCACCCTGTGGTGGTGTTGCTAGTTTTCCTCTCTCCATCAGGCTTAAATACATCAGAGGTAATAAATAAGCTGGCCTAGATTCATCATGCATCAGGCTGTGCATGCGCATTGAGCCGTTACGAGTGTGGTGAGCGTCTGGCCGTGTGTGTCAGAGTGAGACTGAAAGAGACTGGAAAGTGGATAGAAACACCAACCAGAACCACAATGCAGGATCTGCAAGCGTACAGTTACAATGAGCTCGTGTGCATTTGCAAACTGGACCACAAATTACCCCTCCCTCAGGCAACTTGGTGTGTTATGTTCACAGTTTATTTCCTAACATTTCATCTTTTGGGGCGAAGCGATATCTTCTAGAACTCCACCTAACGCCTCCGTAACTGTGGGAAAACCCCAAAAGCTcgagcagagacacacacacacaacgtttaGTGATCCAGACGTGGACTCAGACACAGAGACTCAGACCCAGATGTTACAAACACATGAAGGGGATCGAGTTAGAGAGTTTAAACCCTGCTAATGTGTGGAAATGGGGGAGGACTCACCGTCCTCCAGGTAAGCGTAGCGGGGATTCTCTCGTTTGACCGGGACCCGCCCCGGGGCTCGCTCCTCGTAGGCCGAGCCGCCGTGGTCCAGAGGCTCCGCTCGGCCCCCGGCCTTCGCctggcttggggggggggcgtacctcGATGGTGACTTCCCCAGGGGCAGCGCTGTCTGCGTGTAACTCTGGTATCTGGACACCGAGTCGCCGGCGTGAGGGCCCGGGCCCGGTTTGCCCTCGGGGGCCCTGACGCACGGGCTGGCAGCGGGGGTCGGGTGGGAGGCCATCAGGGCGCCATGGGGGGGGGTCGCCCAGTTGGCGTAACGTTGGTAAAGGGCGGGGTTGTCGATCACGGACTGGTAGTAGAGCGGCGCGTCGTCCAGCGGATCGGGGAAGGAGGCGTGGCCTCGCGGCTCCACGGGGGCTCGATGGTACACCGTTGGACCGAAATTCAAGGAGTGAAGGTTGCTCTCGTGCTCCAGGTGGTGGCGAAGAGACTTCATGGACAGGCCAGACAGGCACTGGTTGTCTGAGTAGATGTATGAATGGCAATCGTCCAGCGGTTCTGCTTTTATGGCTGCAACACgaaaaaaataagagaaacCAATCATTATGTCACGGACAAGAGCTCaaggacaggaaggaggatAAGAGAACACAGCGCCCCTGGTAGCAGGGACAGGGTGAGTGCTAGGCATGCGAGCTAGGTACCCATCATGGGGCTGAAGATGAAGTGCTGAGGCTGACTGCGTTTCTTCTTCCCGTTGACCACGTAGAAGTTGACTTTAGCTGGGTGGGAAATGCTGCGGCTTCTGTACGGAGGGACCTCCACGAAGAGCATGTTCTAGAAGGGGATTGCGACAGAAGAAAAGATGTAGCAGAGACAAACAGTCATTTTGAAACCGAGCAGCGGAGGTTGCCCCAAATCTTACGCTTGTGTGTTTCGGGTTAAAATCCGTAACAGAAACAAAACTCTTTGAAAATGACACTCAAAGCTGCATCTGGTGTTTGGGCCAAAGGTTTTGCATTTAGCTTTCAGTTTCTGTGAAGTTGTCACAGACAATGTGGATGTAATGATTTAATGAAGTTTGATAAAAGATGCATAACGTGTCATTACGGGGAAGTGAACTCACGGCTTGTGTTTTATCTCTGTCAACCGTGGCCTCCACCTCCCAGATCTGCTTCCCATCTGCAGGCAAAGGGGATTTAACACTTTAAAGCAAGGtgaaaagcagcagtttgaCATTTAGACGAGACATAGATGAGAAGGTTGAAACCACATCAATTAGCTGCAGTTAGCATGTATTTAGCGATAGGCTTAACCGGGCTCTAAGGCAGCGGCTTTAACTGGAGTTTCTTTTTGCTGGTGTGCAAATGATTTAATTTGTGCAGCTTCTAAATTGGcagtttgtgctaagctaagctaactagctgctgGCCATGGCTTTAGCCTGAAAGatatatgaaatgaaataaaagcaaattTCCAAACTACAGTTACTGCAATATTATATAGTAATGGAGGAATTTTTAACAAATCAGATTACATCAGCTAATTAATTTACGGATAATGGAAAGCAGTCTGGTTTATTATACCATCACCACATAGGTTTTAACCTGCAGTCACTATTTTCTACCCACACAATGTAGAAGACGTCTCGGCTCCGGTTCTGAATCTTTATCAGTCTCACGAACCACATCCTGTTGCATAAAACCCCACGCAGTGCGACAGAGAGGCTTTACGTGCAGCCGACTGTACGCCATCCTGCTCGCAGAGCATGTCGAGCAAAGTCAAGCTGTGTGTGGGCAGCAGGAGCAATAATGAGGCGATACGTTTCCATGTAGAAATCAATAAGAGGTGTCACCAAATGGTAAAAGTTGAAAGTAATGATGTGAAGTGTGGGCTGAAGGGAAAATGTGCGTCATTAAAAGTTGATGTTGCCCgggaaaaatgcaaatgttcctaaaaacaaatatatgagtAGGTGGATCGGCTCAAGCAGCAAAAAATATACGTTTATTTTATGAGTGAGCATTTTGCATTAAAGGGATAATACAACATTTTGGGAACTTGTTTGCTTTGCTAAGCTTCTTCTTATAAGATTCTCATCTAACTAAAGGAGTGAATCGTTTCTTTCAAGTTCCTGTAATTTGACGGATGACTTAAAACTTCACATGAACAGACAAATAAAGTTCTCACCTTGCGTCTTCTCGGAAAATATCACTTTGGAGTCGGATGTGAAATTCTGCCCCGTAAGGACCATTTGTTGACCTCCGAGCACTGAGCAGCGGTCCAGGTCCTGCCTCTCGACTGCAGGGAACTCCTGAGCAGAGCGCTGGGCTGAGGAGACCAGGggaaacatctggatgaagGACCCCACTGGGACACACATGGTCCAACCCAAACCAGCACGGcaaacatacatatataaacgTATGGTGAATAGCGCTCCTTACAGCATTCGATGGGATGAGAGGCCGCTTGGAGGGACACCAGTTGTCCTCCAGGCTGAGGGACGTGGACGCGGAACACCAAGCGCACGCGCGTGTTCTTCCTCCCAACGTCCGTCTCCCCGTTCCTCAGCTCGATGTCGGCGTTCCTCAACTTGAGGATTCCCACACAGTCGATCCTATGAAGGCGTAAGAGAAGACAGCGTGGACAGTGATTGAGTTTGTAATGGTCCGTGACATCGTTCACACCAGGGGTTCTAGGGTGCGGCGGATGTTCTTGGAAAAACGGTGTGGCACACAGGAAGCAGTTTGTGTTGCCGCCAAAAGTTCATCTCAAAAAGCACGAAAGACCTTGTAGCTCAGCAGTGAgctcaaaaaactcaaactttatcaacagaaaataagaagaaaacgGATGACAAGGTGCACGGGACCGGGTTTATCTCTGCATCTGTAGCTCAGAGAAAGGAAACGCAAAAACACCAAAGAGGTGACTGCAGAAGATCGGAGTCTCTCTGCCACTCACATCACTCTCATGTGGTTCTTTGGCTCCAGAGGGATCTCCAGCACCTTGGTGCCGTTCATCCAGTGCTCGGTGCTGGGCGTGGTGACCGTCTTGCCGGTGATGCGGTGGACCTGGTAGAAGGCGTGCGGCTTCAGGATCCTCTCGTCCGCTGTGCCTATGAAGACCTGCAGCCCCAGCGGAGCCGGGCCCTGGTACCCACGCAGCTGAGGGCCAACAAAGCCCATCAGTTGCAAGTTAAATAAACTATAATTCCATTAACATCAATGGAGGCAGAGAGCCATACATGTCTTTCCCTCTGAGGGAGGATTTCACAGGTCACGACCCGACTGGCTGAGCAAGGACAGAGATTTGcatggtttgtttgtgtttgtttgtgcagcagTGCCAGGAAAACCAACAGTTACATCCAACTCATCCAAGCATAAAACCTAATACTTAATACTTCTGGAATACTTCAACACAAATGATGTGAATTCATTTGTGTATCTTTTAGCAATTTGAAACGGTGTGTTTCTTAAATAATTTGTCCTTTCTCTCATTTGCATCAGGGCGGTAGctttacataaacacacaaaccaggGAACATTTACAATCCCTCCTTCTTTAACAGAACGTTCAGCAACACTGAAGGGAAGTGAGAGAGGGATCTTTCTCttttctgctccccccccccccaaaaaaagcaccTGAACTTCGGGATGCCCTCCGTTCGGTGTCTTCACAGCTCCGCGGCTGCCCTCCGTCTCATAGTGAGCTCTGTGGTGGGATCTGGGCTCTTGCTGGATGAGAAGCTCGTACTGACCCGACTGGCTGGGCAGCGGCCACtcgagggaggggaggggagcccCCGCCAGTCCGCTGGGGAAAGGACGCGTAGAGGAGCACCATTAGAGGGAAACCAAAGACAAAAACGTTCATAGCTCACAGTAGAGATAAAGTCTGGGGATCAGAGGCACACACCTGAGGGCCCCGTGGTGGAGCGCATGAGGAGGAGACCACGCGGTCGGCAGCATGTAGAAGGTCTCAGACTTGACCTCCTGCTCGTAGCCCAGCCCGTACACGCAGTCCTGCCTCTGGGCCGGCCCGTCGGCGTCTCGCCCCGCGGCATACGGCGGCGCTCTGGAGGGGCCGGAGCTGAGGCCGCTCAGCATCTCCTccaggcccgggggggggctctgagttTGGGGGTGGAACTCCGCGTGGGCCTGGTACTGATGGAGGTAGTAGGACCCCTGCTGCTCATGATGGAGCGAGGGGATGGGGCTGGGGCTTCGGGAGCGCTGCTTGACAGGAGTGGCCCCCGGACACGGGTGGGACGGGTCGTAGCAGCGCTTCCCGTGCGGCGAGGCGGAGCGGGAGCgctggtgggggagggaggaggcggcgcgCTGGTGCCTGGGCACGAGGAAGGTCTCGTCTGTCACGCTGTTGCGCGGTGAGGCTCCCGGGGAGGAGTGGGCAGAAGAAGTGTGGATGCCCTGGAGGCCCGGGCAGAGGTCCAAGCTGGAGAAGCCGGCGCCAGCGCTGCTGCCTCCGTTAGACGGGGAGATGCACGGCGAAGCCAAAGGAGACAGGGCCTCTGCGGGCCAGCCGGTGGAGGAGTTGCTGCTGGCCGGGCTCACACACTCCCTGTAGGCCGGGGCTTTGGTGCCGGGGCTCAGCTCCAGGGTTTGAGAGCTGAGAGAGTCCCCTGACGGAGTGATCTCTATCCTGGGGCTGGGTGCGGGGACGGTCCCGGGTCTGGAAGCCTGCCCCAGGGAGTCGAACATGACCCCGGAGAGGTGGGCCGTGGGAGGGCTGAGGGGAGAGGTGTCCTGGCTGGACTCGTCCCGGTCGGAACCGGAGATGTAGGCAGCGGGAAGGTCCACCACCAGCAGAGGAGGCTGTTTGGTGCTCTGAAGGTCGTCTGTAAGCAGCACACATGTCAAGAGACTTCAAATACACAACCCTGGGAGATGTAGAGATGGTGAAgacatggaaaaataaaaaatatgaactCAATGGAAAACGTTAAAAAGTCATCAATGCCTTCATACTTCAATTGGAATAACAATTTTTATGAATTAAGAACCATTAGTTTAATAATATATGCATATAATCAGCCTTTGTTTATCCCCTCTCAATGAGGAGGATGGATAACAGCACTCAGATATCCAAAAAATAACTAGAACTCACACACAGCCAGAAGTTCAAAAATACCATAAAGAAGACATCACGTCATTGATGTAATAAAAGGCGTATTTAAAGTGTAAGTAAAAGCAGAATAAGCAACGCATGCACACCTTTATCGCAGTCGCCAGGAAAGTCCTCCCCAGGAACATGATACAGAAACAGGTCGGAGaagtccagctcctcctggctGATGTTTGGACCCAGGTCATCAGCGAAGCCCGAACCTGCAGAACTCATCTCCCCCTCGAAGTATCTCTACCTTCTTTGGACGATTGTGCCTCTTATAATAACTTTTTCAAAGTCGCAAACAAACCAAAGCTGTGCGCATGTGacaaataataatgatcatgGGGGGAAACCGACAGATTTAAGAGCAGCTGCTCGAATGTGAGATCGAACAACGCGACGTGAGAAGACGAGCGCGGCTCACGCTTCCTGTCACCAGATGACGCGGAcacgcgtgtgcgcgcgcgtgtttgTGCCATTCGAACGGGCCTCAtttcctcctgcagagacacgGTATGTAATGTAAAGGGAGACCAGGTATCTGCAGCAGACTGGCTGCCATAACAAGATCTCAACTTCCAAAtggtcaagcacattttgagtcATTATACATTATTGTCAAATGTATTCACCCTAACTCCACCCCATTAAGCCATGTATACTACTTTAATTGAGctatggaaaaaaagatatgACAATATGTAAAAACACGATTATTatttcacagaaaataaaaatgcagagAAATAATTTCCACGACTTTTTCTCAGTGAGGACATTAAAGGGCAGGTGTTCTTCCTCTTTACCTGGATAAGAACAATATACACATAGCAACCATCACCATTGAATTAATATCACACTACTAACAGCAGCATtgtgaaatagaaataaaataaaggctTTAAATAAAATAGGGGTATCTGTAAAGTTGACAGTGCAAACATGCCCAGTATAAAGTGCATAGGGATCAATCAACAAGTACATCTTCTTTACCTATATCACAAATCTACAGTAAACATTAGAAGTCAGTTAATCCACTTctggccaccaggtggcagcaTCGTAAGGCTTCCATTCCtccacatttaaagaaatacacaTACTTTCCTCAATCCTCGTCCTCATCTGTCCCTCTCAGTGCTTTTCACATCTCACATTTAAGAATAATGTTTAATTAgagttataaatatatatgtgtgtgtgccttaAACTTGGATCCTCCACCGGGCAGCAGAGGGCGGGAGAGATTCTGAGTGACGTCACTATATTTCTTTGTTTCAGTAGCTCGCTCGTCTTCCGTAAAGCAGGATACGCGTGTTGGAAATTATGTTCCATTTATAGTAAATTAAATGAGTAACCAAGCAAAGTGTGCTTCTTTCCAcgtggtgaccccccccccccctaaatgaAAGAGAGTCAAGCGATCGTTTAAAAAAGTAAACTGAAGTACTCGGTGATAAGTACGTTTACGTGCAGCATGCCCACCTGGACTTCAGGTACCGTGCAATGACGTTACCAGACAAGACGCTGTATTGAATggtgtgtaaatgtaaatacacaGGAAACCTTCCGATGTGGCAATGCTTAGACTTTAGAACTAAACACGTCGCCCTCTGAGGTCTAAATGTGTACAAACTACGTCACTTTACGCTTTAAATGCACCTAACACGCAAACATTTGTAGAGCCTCTTTTAAAGCCTTAGTTGGTTCATCTTTATAAACTAAATTCTATATTCATCGCCAAAGAAACAGCGATGACGCAAACATTTTTGCAGCACTAAACACCAAGACTTTTAAATGTCCCAGTTCCTGAAATCAGCAGATGACGCACTGGGACCAGCGCTCGCGCACGTTACGTCATATACTCCAAACCAGCATGTAATTCACGTGCGGCCCTATAGCTCAGTGGTTAGAGCACTGGTCTAGTAAACCAGGGGTCGTGAGTTCAATTCTCACTAGGGCCTAACTATTGGCGGGGCGGACAAAGTGTCCCTGCGGGGACACGACTGAAGACACGTTATTACCCAGCGTCCTCTGAGGCAAGAACAGGACCTTCTGTCACATGACTGCTTTATGACGTTGACACATATCAACTCTCGGAAgaaggtttttacattttaaaccggTCCCATCAAATAAAGGCCCGCACTAACATTACTTTTAACTCTTAACTACTTACTTTCACATGCGATTCATGTGAATCAAGGTGTGAAACCTGCAGGGACGACATGTCAGGACAACAAATGATAGTTATATAAAAGTAGCGTTGAATGGAAATACAACTACGATCACAGTATTGAgcaaatcttcttcttcttttccgaCAAAACAAACCCACCAATTTTGTTCAGCTGCTTGTTGTCTGACTCAGTTCACATTTTGTGTGTTACatataaaatagaaaaataatgtaaattccCAAGAGCAAAGGAAAAGTATATGAAAAGATGATTTTACAGATTTCAGTTTATTAGCCAAATGCATCCCAATTAGATCTCATACGGGCCGGACCGGTTAAACCAACACTGTAGTTTTATTCATAATTAGTGAAACATGATCAAGAGCTTTGGATCTTTCTAGAATTGTGTTTCCATCATGAGAgtttattcaaacatttgacaATTTTCACACATTTACCAATCATGCGATGAGCTGAATTGGATCCTTTGTCTGGATACAGTTTATAGACTAAAGTCATGAGGCCTCTAAGTTCACTGTTCACACAGGAAACAGTGCTGTCTTTGGAGGGATCATTTGATTTAGTGTATCACatacatattaaatatatataatatcctTGGTTTTTATGAATTGTATTTAAAGGTTAAAGCAAATGATCATGAAGGAGGAGCTAACATTTAGCCACAATTATTGAACACATACATATAGTTCCTTATTTGATGCTTTTACTACCAAACTGGATGGAAGGAAATGGTGAACGTTTATCTTTAGTGGCACCTTCAATTTTCCTCAGAATAAGTCAAGATctcatgcaaatgttttatataaTAATCAATATTACGCTATTCAGCTCATTGCTTGTGAGGAGTTTAATCCTAAAAAAATACCTGGCTTTCAAAGTCAACTCCATTTGTCTGGATAAGTAAAACAGAGGCCTAATGTCtgagtgtgtttttgtcatcGCTGGCTCatgttttagatgtttttgtGTCCTTCGAAGAGACAACAGctgtaaaaagacaaaacaatctCCTGACTTATGtcttattttaaataatcacaAGTCTACAGTGCTTGGGATGTATAATACAGTCAATTCTAAATGAACACTCAACATGTTTTAGTTTGTTCAATCAGAAGTTTGTTTATATCTAGAAAGGATTCAGattgattattttatattatattgatcATATAAAAGTATAATGATTCCAATCCAACTGTGGACAAGATAAAATGTTCAGTGAATACAATatgaataaagtaaaatattttaatggcaCTTTATATACACaatgaatatatacatatgcATTTATATTACATACATAAACTATTGAACAAGGGTAAGAAATCGTTAAATACACAGCTGCCTTGGTACAACATTCTATTTGTACACAGCAACTGGTATTTTCTTCAGTCATAAGTAATAGTTTTAAATAAGTTTGAGGTATTTATGGCATGATTACATGTATAATAATGTGTCTTTTTCTATTTACAAAGCAGCAATACACGGAGTCACTGGACCATCAGGGCCTCGGCAACAGaggtctcctcctccgtcaccacGTCCCAAAGAGCTGGACACGAAGCCTGGGAGACAGAAGGAGTAAAGAGTCAGTGTCCACAACGCTTCGTCAAAGAATCATTTAGAGGAAGAGTTCCAGAGTGAGAACATTTACACCActcagttagcttagctcagcAGCCAACAGGAGTTATTTAAAGTCTTCACCTCATCTCTTAATGAAGGCGACAGGAAGTTCTCTGCTGGGGACCAAAAGCCCCGAATGGATCACGTCCAGCGGCTCGTCATCCGTCGCCACCACCTCGTAGTCTCTCACCAGCTGTAAGGAACACGCAGTCGGGTCAGAGACGGGTCAGAGTCGGGTCAGAGTCGGGTCAGAGTCGGGCCGACGGGAGCTTCAGGGTGAAAGCGGGCCCGACCTTACCCAGCACAtggccagctgcagctgcagctccgcCAGCCGGCGGCCGATGCACATCCGCTTGCCGATGCCGAAGGGCACGTGGGCGAAGGGGTTGATGGTGTTGTTCTCCCGCAGCCAGCGCTCCGGCTTGAACTGCTTCCCGTCCTCAAAGTACTCCTCGTTGGAGCCCAGCGCGTGGCTGTTTATCATCAGAACCGTCTGCAGGGAGGAGTTAAAGAGCGATTAGCGACATATAGAGTGCAGGAGTAAAGGCTCTGACAGTTTGAAGCAAACACTTCCAGACTTTGTACAGTGGGATACAACCATGTAACCGTGTCAGTGTAGGTAGACAGGAACTAAGCCACTTACCCCTTTGGGAATGGCATAATCTCCCAACACAGTGTCTTTGTCCAGGGTCCTGCTGGTGAAAGGGACTGATGGCGATAACCTgcaaggaaaaaagaaaagcacatggGAATACGGCCTCAGTGAAGCTGGTGCAAAGCATGACACACACTTCTAAGCCGTTAAACACACTCCTCATGTTGTGCATGAGTGAGAGTGAGCTATAATCTCTCGTTTCGTGGCGTTCGCCTCCATCCACGTGCACGAGAGGGAGGGCGCAGAGGGGTCCTTTGTGCCCCATGTTGTTGAGTCACGAGTGTGATTGTTGCCCCTTAATCTCCGTGGAAACCCCGGAGTTAAATGTGTTTGCAGCCAGTCTGCAAACAGCACACTCATTTCAGTGCCTTTAAGGATTGCCGTTAAGAACCCTACTGTACCTCATGGACTCCTTGAGGCAGGCCTTGAGGTACGGCATGCTCTTGATGTGCTCTCCACTGGGGTCCTGGCCGGGAGGGACCACCTCTCtgatctcctccagcagcttcctctGGGCGCCGGGGTTACGCGACAGGTTGAAAATAGCCCACAGCATGCTGTTGGCGGTCTGAGGAAGGCAAACAGAGGGAGATGTCACTGACTGAGGCAGCTCGTCTGAGTGCATTCCTGAGGGGTGTGTGGGGTCCCTGAAGGCCTCCTCGGTTACATCCACATCACATTCACGCTCCGCTTCAGAGGCGCCGGAACCGCAAGCACCTGTTTGTTTGAGCCTTTCACTTTGAATGTGCgcctttggaggggggggggggggggttagggggggaagGCGGCGCTTACCGTCTCCACTCCTCCGATCTGCAGCTCCGTGATGGCCGCGTACAGCTCCTTCTTGGAGAGACAGCTCTGGTGTAAGATGTCACCGATCAGGTCGTCCGGGTCTCTGACGGcgttcttcttcagcttcttgTCGATGTAGACTTTGGCTGAGGGAACGTGAGGAAGAGTTAATCCACGCTGCCTGCTGTGGTCCACATGGTACAGGTTTCCGTGGTTACTGACTGTAGAtgatcaaacattttaaaacgtaGGCCCTTGGTTTGGTTTGTTGAAGCAATGAGCTGATTGATTAATCaagtaaaaactaaaatgagACATTTCAAGTGTCCATCTCTGCTTGTAATATGGATGAAGTGACCTCAGCTTTAAAATGATCCCATGTTTGAGGAgcacaaccccccacccccacccccccttctgcTTCTACAAATATTTGGCAGATGTGTCTGCCTGCTGTTTATTCAGAGTGCACaagtacacaaaaacacagaggcactcgggtcaacccccccccccaccggccccTGAGTACCTGTGCTGAAGATGCGGTCCCACGCTGCCGTGTGGTCCTGCCACGTTTTGGTGTTGAGGGTCTTGTGGAGCTCCACCGGCGTGATGATCATGACGCCGAAGGTGCTCATCATCTTCACAGGCAAAGAGGGCACAGGGTTCAAAGCGGGTCGTCACACACGCTGGAGGGTCACCGCTGGAGCGACGTACTTACTGTTTTCACGGCAGTGATGAAGTTCATGGCTTCCTCGTTGACTTCATCCTGCAGGAGACCAAACCTCTTGTCGTAGAGGACGAGGCAGATGGCTGCAGGACAAGGACAACTTTACAAATGCATATTCTACAACTGTTGTTATAAAGCATCTTTATGAATATCAACTAATAATATAcgatatataatataatataagagTGGAACTTACTCTCAAAGGACCATTTATTCAGCTCGAAGTACAAGTCCTCGATCTTCCCACTGACGTTCTTTTCCCCGATTCTTCCCACGAAGTCCACCAGCACCTTCATTCACGGACACAAGCGGTGAGCCGCGGACCCCCGACCCGAACACACGTGATCTGTGGGGCCGACAGGCCGAGCTTCTCACCTCGTTGATCTTGCGATCGAGCTTCACCACCTCCGTCGGCTTCATGAGCTTCTGCTGGAAGGCGCTCCTCACCCTCTGCCAGTCTTCCCCCTCCCTGCAAACACAGCGCCGGCTTTAACACCCCGGCGTCCTTCCATCGCGTGATCTCATCCTGACGCGCGCGTGTACTCACAGAATGAGGAGCCCGTACGCCTCGTCCCTCATGTCCCTGTAAGCCGTCCACGGTTTGATCTCCAGCCTCTGGGGGTAGTTCCCCTCCTTCCTGTAGAGCGCCTCCAGCAGGCAGGGCGCGCCGATGTGCACCGACTCAAAGGAGCCCAGCTTCATCCGGAAGATCTTGCCGAATTTCTTATGATAGTCAACCTGAGATCACATGTAAGAATACATCAACACACGGCAACAGATTATCGGGACAGAGGCTGTGCGTCGTGGTCGGAGCTACTGTACCAGCGCCTCGTGCTGCCTCGTCAGCCCTCCTTTGCGCAGC
Encoded here:
- the LOC119194179 gene encoding nuclear factor of activated T-cells, cytoplasmic 2, which gives rise to MSSAGSGFADDLGPNISQEELDFSDLFLYHVPGEDFPGDCDKDDLQSTKQPPLLVVDLPAAYISGSDRDESSQDTSPLSPPTAHLSGVMFDSLGQASRPGTVPAPSPRIEITPSGDSLSSQTLELSPGTKAPAYRECVSPASSNSSTGWPAEALSPLASPCISPSNGGSSAGAGFSSLDLCPGLQGIHTSSAHSSPGASPRNSVTDETFLVPRHQRAASSLPHQRSRSASPHGKRCYDPSHPCPGATPVKQRSRSPSPIPSLHHEQQGSYYLHQYQAHAEFHPQTQSPPPGLEEMLSGLSSGPSRAPPYAAGRDADGPAQRQDCVYGLGYEQEVKSETFYMLPTAWSPPHALHHGALSGLAGAPLPSLEWPLPSQSGQYELLIQQEPRSHHRAHYETEGSRGAVKTPNGGHPEVQLRGYQGPAPLGLQVFIGTADERILKPHAFYQVHRITGKTVTTPSTEHWMNGTKVLEIPLEPKNHMRVMIDCVGILKLRNADIELRNGETDVGRKNTRVRLVFRVHVPQPGGQLVSLQAASHPIECSQRSAQEFPAVERQDLDRCSVLGGQQMVLTGQNFTSDSKVIFSEKTQDGKQIWEVEATVDRDKTQANMLFVEVPPYRSRSISHPAKVNFYVVNGKKKRSQPQHFIFSPMMAIKAEPLDDCHSYIYSDNQCLSGLSMKSLRHHLEHESNLHSLNFGPTVYHRAPVEPRGHASFPDPLDDAPLYYQSVIDNPALYQRYANWATPPHGALMASHPTPAASPCVRAPEGKPGPGPHAGDSVSRYQSYTQTALPLGKSPSRYAPPPSQAKAGGRAEPLDHGGSAYEERAPGRVPVKRENPRYAYLEDVNDIIRRDMKGHNGE
- the LOC119194098 gene encoding 1,25-dihydroxyvitamin D(3) 24-hydroxylase, mitochondrial; its protein translation is MRVQIQKVPQIVEFLKKKHVGMQHFKPTSSVCVLEEKDAAEAAGCPHAASRARGLDAIPGPTNWPLVGSLFQLLRKGGLTRQHEALVDYHKKFGKIFRMKLGSFESVHIGAPCLLEALYRKEGNYPQRLEIKPWTAYRDMRDEAYGLLILEGEDWQRVRSAFQQKLMKPTEVVKLDRKINEVLVDFVGRIGEKNVSGKIEDLYFELNKWSFETICLVLYDKRFGLLQDEVNEEAMNFITAVKTMMSTFGVMIITPVELHKTLNTKTWQDHTAAWDRIFSTAKVYIDKKLKKNAVRDPDDLIGDILHQSCLSKKELYAAITELQIGGVETTANSMLWAIFNLSRNPGAQRKLLEEIREVVPPGQDPSGEHIKSMPYLKACLKESMRLSPSVPFTSRTLDKDTVLGDYAIPKGTVLMINSHALGSNEEYFEDGKQFKPERWLRENNTINPFAHVPFGIGKRMCIGRRLAELQLQLAMCWLVRDYEVVATDDEPLDVIHSGLLVPSRELPVAFIKR